In Sardina pilchardus chromosome 10, fSarPil1.1, whole genome shotgun sequence, one genomic interval encodes:
- the pgpep1l gene encoding pyroglutamyl-peptidase 1, with translation MGSFGGTIVVTGFGPFGQHLVNPSWTVAQGLKAEGLEEVTEIYIKEIPVSYSSAKQILSGIWEKVQPELAVHLGIAPGSKGITLEQTGKNYGYVHRDVCGQCPLDHCCVEGGVDKLDSIINMRSLTKKLKAKGLDVIYSKDAGRYLCDFTYYWSLHCGRGRAAFIHVPASGSLATPDNLVPQLCAIIQAMLRELRALSDNIVDSTTDQSAPEECSQHLFPNPTAVTALC, from the exons ATGGGTTCATTTGGTGGAACAATAGTTGTGACAG GGTTTGGCCCTTTTGGTCAGCACTTGGTAAACCCCAGTTGGACTGTGgcacag GGTTTAAAAGCTGAGGGGTTGGAGGAGGTTACTGAGATTTATATTAAAGAGATTCCAGTGAGCTATTCCAGCGCAAAGCAGATCTTGTCGGGAATCTGGGAGAAAGTTCAACCAGAG TTGGCTGTTCATTTAGGAATAGCCCCTGGGTCTAAAGGCATCACTCTGGAACAGACGGGGAAGAATTACGGCTACgtacacagagatgtgtgtggcCAGTGCCCCCTCGATCACTGCTGTGTTGAAGGAGGTGTAGACAAGCTGGACTCCATAATAAATATGAGATCCCTGACAAAGAAGCTAAAAGCAAAGGGACTGGATGTAATCTACTCAAAGGATGCTGGGAG GTACCTGTGTGATTTCACCTACTACTGGTCTCTTCACTGTGGGAGGGGCAGGGCTGCATTCATCCATGTTCCGGCCTCGGGCAGTCTGGCCACCCCAGACAATCTGGTGCCCCAGCTGTGCGCAATCATCCAGGCCATGCTGAGAGAGCTAAGGGCCCTATCTGATAACATCGTGGACAGCACTACTGATCAGTCAGCACCCGAGGAATGTTCTCAGCACCTATTTCCCAACCCCACTGCTGTAACGGCTTTGTGTTAA